The genomic stretch CATCTGCACGGCGGCCAGCGGGTTCGACAGATCGCGATCGCCACTGTAGCGTTCGTCCGCCAGCCACTTACCTTCGGGGCCCCAGAAGATGTCTTCTTCGGGCTCCCACACATCGGCACGACCGCCGGCGAAGCCGAACGGCTTGAAGCCCATCGAATCCAGCGCGACATTGCCGGCCAACACCATCAGGTCCGCCCAGGAGATCTTCCTGCCGTACTTCTGCTTGAGGGGCCACAGCAGGCGGCGCGCCTTGTCGAGGTTGCCGTTGTCGGGCCAGCTGTTGAGGGGCGCAAAGCGCTGCGTGCCTGAACCGGCGCCACCGCGGCCATCGCCCACACGATACGTCCCCGCGCTGTGCCACGCCATCCGAATGAAAAACGGTCCGTAGTGGCCGTAGTCGGCGGGCCACCAGTCCTGCGAGTCTGTCATCAGAGCATGCAGATCCTTGACCAGCGCATCCAGATCCAGGCTCTGGAACTCAGCGGCGTAGTCAAACGCCTCTCCCATCGGGTTGGACAGCGAGGAATGCTGATGCAGGATGTGCAGATTGAGTTGATTCGGCCACCAGGTGGCATTTGCCGAGGCTCCGGCCGTGTGTCGGCGCGCATCGCCCGTTACGGGGCATTTTGAGTCGTTTGACATCCTTGAATTCTATCGCAGGCCGACCGGCGCCGTCGTGATGCGAACAATGCTGACCGCAAGATCACGTGAGTCGGCTGACTGCCCCAGAGCGCTCGGCTTCCACGTCTGGTCGTACTCGAGCCTGATTGAAGCGAGCAGACCACCCGACCGCGGAACCGTCACGGTGAAGGGCTGATGCGCGGCCGCATTCAACACCTCGATCTCACCGGTCGGCTTGCCATCCACCGACACTCGGATACGCGTGCGGCGTTCCGGGCTCGCAATGGCGTTGAGCCACAGCGTGACGTCGGTGTCCCGATCCGTGGGCACCGGCAGATGAAGGTCTGACGAAGCGGCAGTCGACCAGACCTCGGCCGGCCCTGGCGCCGGCGGCGCCGCCCACCCCGCACCCAGCCACCGCGCAAAGTCCGCATCGGTGGTATCGATCGACTCGCGAGCGAACCGGGCCACGACCTCCGCATTGTGTGCGAGCAGTCGCGACATCGTGAATCGGCGGCCCGCCGGGTCCTGGCCCGGCATCGTCACGTCTTCGTAGAGCAAGCCGCTGCCCGGTCCCATCAGCCACGGCTGCTTCCACCAGGTGCGGCCGAAGAAGAAACCGTTCATGCCGCGATCGCGAACGTAGTCGAGCATCCGGCCCTGTTCGATGGCCGGTAACACCTCGGAGTTGGCCAGCCCGTCGAGATTGACGGTCGTGAAGGGGGCAAACCAGCCCCACATGCCCGCATCGGAGTTGCCCACCACCGCGTCAGGAGGAAGGCTCGCCGCCACTACACGGATGCGGGCAGGTTCGGCAGCCTGGTCTGGCCACGGTCCGCGAGCCAGCACGTCACGTGCCTGGAACGAAAGGCCGAGGCCGATGAACACTGCCGCCGCGAAGGCCATGGACCGGCGAGGCAGCAGCGTCACGACCAGCGCCACCAACAGCATTGCCAGCGCGATGATTGGCGCCAGGTACCATTCGCGAATCACCAGCCGCCACGCGCCTCCCAGCAGCACCGCCGCCCCGTAGGCCAGGAGGGTCGCGACAAACGCTGCGCGCACCAGCGTCACGCCGTGCCGCCAGTACGCGATTGCGCCAAGGACACCCGCGATCGCCAGTCCCAACTGATTGACCAGCCCGAGCCGGTCGCCCAGCGTCCCGAGACTCGCCGCGAGTACGGCCGCGGGCCGTGTCGCCAGCACATCCAGAGACCCGTGAAACGCGTGGTAGCGCTGCTCCATCACGACAAACGCCCGGCCCGAGTCCTGCATCACACTGCCGAACACGACGA from Acidobacteriota bacterium encodes the following:
- a CDS encoding glycosyltransferase family 39 protein, giving the protein MTRAFLWLWPLAFAFASSLWVGYLAATNPDRLLGFVPDDAFYYFGVAEHIRDGWWFSFDGLTRTNGFHPLWAMVITPVLAVSGHTFVYVLIAGAILTALAIAVLARCVEHLWDARVAVAFSVLMALNPIVLTHAVNGLETGLLMFTTSLLLWQGFVRGVGSSPDAIRLGVITAAVCLSRTDAAFLAVLVWVAILIRHRGEPLATLRLLVRAGVVAALIMAPWFIYNVVVFGSVMQDSGRAFVVMEQRYHAFHGSLDVLATRPAAVLAASLGTLGDRLGLVNQLGLAIAGVLGAIAYWRHGVTLVRAAFVATLLAYGAAVLLGGAWRLVIREWYLAPIIALAMLLVALVVTLLPRRSMAFAAAVFIGLGLSFQARDVLARGPWPDQAAEPARIRVVAASLPPDAVVGNSDAGMWGWFAPFTTVNLDGLANSEVLPAIEQGRMLDYVRDRGMNGFFFGRTWWKQPWLMGPGSGLLYEDVTMPGQDPAGRRFTMSRLLAHNAEVVARFARESIDTTDADFARWLGAGWAAPPAPGPAEVWSTAASSDLHLPVPTDRDTDVTLWLNAIASPERRTRIRVSVDGKPTGEIEVLNAAAHQPFTVTVPRSGGLLASIRLEYDQTWKPSALGQSADSRDLAVSIVRITTAPVGLR